A single Drosophila miranda strain MSH22 chromosome XR, D.miranda_PacBio2.1, whole genome shotgun sequence DNA region contains:
- the LOC108151476 gene encoding putative phospholipase B-like lamina ancestor — protein sequence MLKVVGASWQKTRIGTYILIGAGLLVIGAFFIGYMDRPEYDGTYCATAFWTKQVGFQIENWKQQNDLVNIPKGVARICYKDSVYENGWAQIEVETQRSYPDWVQAYAAGILEGSLTWKNIYNQWANTISSSCDRDESTQKFCEWLRDLLTTNFEHLKKQAAIRADHDHYWHQLHLFFNQLEGLETGYIRGATRARSDLEEEIPLSDFLLMNAAADIQDLKIYYENYVLPNNTVQEEEASDQPKNFFLPSASMLTRIIQQEQSPQTLQLLFGHSTAGSYSSMLRIQKRYKFHYHFSPNQRSNTVPGADITFTGYPGILGSTDDFYVIKGRQVQAIVGGVGIKNENLQLWKSVDTKDVVPLVARVMAANRIAQNRRTWARAMARHPATGAKQWITVDLNKLGAQDNLYHALDTDDKHDDAPVPLNDKDKAAIQSRHDQLKDMVWIAEQLPGRMPSRDVTQSFLVAGNTSWLANGVPYLKETLEASGVNYSDDQQLSAADEAELTNLESVDKYLRTHGFRGDLLGGEESIAYGNIDLKLFSYNARLGMSDYHAFAGPIFLRLQHVQPRALEEDNQEEQQDQGGQGVPSSIGDERLSVTIDDAASLAEMELITERRPVRNDMRAIAMRRIGSGPFKWSDMNPLEDGGHEGHPDEWNFDKVSPKWAW from the exons ATGCTTAAAGTTGTAGGTGCATCATGGCAGAAAACACGGATAGGGACCTACATACTCATCGGAGCTGGATTACTGGTGATCGGTGCCTTCTTCATCGGCTACATGGATCGACCGGAGTATGACGGAACCTACTGTGCGACAGCGTTCTGGACCAAGCAGGTGGGCTTCCAAATTGAGAACTGGAAGCAGCAGAACGATCTGGTCAACATACCCAAGGGTGTGGCCAGGATATGCTACAAGGACTCGGTCTACGAGAATGG TTGGGCACAAATTGAGGTGGAGACACAGCGATCGTATCCGGATTGGGTGCAGGCCTATGCGGCGGGTATATTGGAGGGTTCCCTCACCTGGAAGAACATCTACAATCAGTGGGCCAA TACAATTTCCTCATCCTGTGACCGAGATGAGAGCACCCAGAAGTTCTGCGAGTGGCTAAGGGATCTGCTCACGACCAACTTTGAGCATCTGAagaagcaggcggccatcAGGGCCGATCACGATCACTACTGGCATCAGCTGCATCTGTTCTTCAATCAGCTGGAGGGCCTGGAGACGGGCTACATTCGAGGCGCCACGCGTGCCCGTTCGGACCTGGAGGAGGAGATACCTTTGTCCGATTTCCTGCTGATGAATGCCGCTGCCGACATACAGGACCTGAAGATCTACTACGAGAACTATGTGCTGCCCAACAACACggtgcaggaggaggaggccagTGATCAGCCCAAGAACTTCTTTCTGCCCAGCGCATCGATGCTGACGCGGATCATCCAGCAGGAACAGTCCCCGCAGACGCTGCAGCTGCTCTTTGGCCACAGCACCGCGGGCAGCTACTCCTCAATGCTGAGGATACAGAAGCGCTACAAGTTCCACTACCACTTCTCGCCCAATCAGAGGAGCAACACTGTGCCCGGAGCGGACATCACCTTCACCGGATACCCGGGCATACTCGGCTCCACCGATGACTTCTATGTGATCAAGGGCCGGCAGGTGCAGGCCATAGTCGGAGGCGTGGGCATCAAGAACGAGAATCTGCAGCTGTGGAAGTCGGTGGACACCAAGGATGTGGTGCCGTTGGTGGCGCGAGTCATGGCCGCCAATCGCATTGCTCAGAACAGACGCACCTGGGCCAGGGCCATGGCCAGGCATCCCGCAACCGGCGCCAAGCAATGGATCACCGTGGACCTGAATAAACTGGGAGCACAGGATAATCTCTACCATGCTTTGGACACCGATGACAAGCACGATGACGCCCCTGTGCCGCTGAATGACAAGGACAAGGCGGCGATTCAGTCGCGTCACGATCAGCTGAAGGACATGGTCTGGATTGCCGAGCAGCTGCCGGGTCGCATGCCCAGTCGGGATGTCACCCAGAGCTTCCTTGTGGCTGGCAACACCTCGTGGCTGGCTAATGGGGTGCCCTACCTCAAGGAGACCCTGGAGGCCAGCGGCGTCAACTACAGTGACGACCAGCAGCTGTCTGCCGCCGATGAGGCGGAGCTGACGAACCTGGAGTCGGTGGACAAGTACCTGCGCACCCACGGCTTTCGTGGCGATCTCCTTGGCGGCGAGGAGTCGATTGCCTATGGCAACATCGACCTCAAGCTCTTCTCCTACAATGCGCGGCTGGGCATGAGCGATTACCATGCCTTTGCCGGTCCCATTTTCCTGCGACTGCAGCATGTCCAGCCGAGGGCGCTCGAGGAGGACaaccaggaggagcagcaggatcAAGGAGGTCAGGGTGTGCCCTCCTCCATTGGCGATGAGCGTCTGAGTGTGACCATCGATGATGCGGCCAGCCTGGCCGAAATGGAGCTCATCACGGAACGGCGTCCGGTGCGGAATGATATGCGAGCCATTGCCATGCGACGGATCGGCAGTGGACCCTTCAAGTGGTCCGACATGAATCCCCTCGAGGACGGGGGCCACGAGGGCCATCCCGATGAGTGGAACTTCGACAAGGTGTCCCCCAAGTGGGCGTGGTAA